In a genomic window of Bradyrhizobium sp. LLZ17:
- a CDS encoding ribonuclease activity regulator RraA — protein MSKLTEATRDKLKTVSTATLATALFKRGLRVQMIQDVHPLGANQPTMVGEAFTLRYMPAREDLNTIDVFKDRSHPQRKAVEDCPAGSVLVMDSRKDARAASAGAILVTRLMKRGVAGVVTDGGFRDSAEIAKLGIPAYHHRPSAPTNLTLHQAIEINVPIGCGDAPVFPGDVILGDADGVIVIPAHLADEIANETFEMTAFEDFVTEQVNKGRGIFGLYPATDPQTLTDFAEWRKKNGR, from the coding sequence ATGTCCAAACTCACCGAAGCCACCCGCGACAAGCTCAAGACCGTCTCCACCGCCACCCTGGCCACCGCGCTGTTCAAGCGCGGCCTGCGCGTCCAGATGATCCAGGACGTGCACCCATTGGGCGCGAACCAGCCGACCATGGTCGGCGAGGCCTTCACGCTGCGCTACATGCCGGCACGCGAGGATCTCAACACCATCGACGTGTTCAAGGATCGCTCCCATCCGCAGCGCAAGGCGGTCGAGGATTGTCCGGCGGGCAGCGTGCTGGTGATGGACAGCCGCAAGGACGCGCGCGCGGCCTCGGCCGGCGCAATCCTGGTGACGCGCTTGATGAAGCGCGGCGTCGCCGGCGTCGTCACCGACGGCGGTTTTCGCGATTCCGCCGAGATCGCAAAGCTCGGCATCCCCGCCTACCATCATCGCCCGAGCGCGCCGACCAATCTGACGCTGCACCAGGCCATCGAGATCAACGTCCCGATCGGCTGCGGCGATGCGCCGGTGTTTCCCGGCGACGTCATTTTGGGTGATGCCGACGGCGTCATCGTGATTCCCGCGCATCTCGCGGACGAGATCGCGAACGAGACCTTCGAGATGACCGCTTTCGAGGATTTCGTGACCGAGCAAGTCAACAAGGGCCGCGGCATCTTCGGGCTCTATCCGGCAACGGACCCGCAGACCCTGACCGACTTCGCGGAATGGCGGAAGAAGAACGGAAGGTAG
- a CDS encoding response regulator transcription factor — MADQTPRGEIFVVDDDPAVRDTLSMVLKAAGYEVICFADGAALLSVARNRTPAAILLDVHIPGKSGLDILRELHGEDYPAPIFMISGQGDIAMAVGAIKSGALDFIEKPFRGSEIVGRLDEAIGAYARRQAENASPKFGSLHFPGREPLTRREREVLEQFAAGASNKEAGRTLGISPRTIEDHRANIMKKLGARNAADLIRIVMTAAQRAS, encoded by the coding sequence ATGGCCGATCAAACCCCCCGTGGTGAAATCTTCGTGGTCGACGACGATCCTGCCGTTCGCGACACCCTGTCGATGGTGTTGAAGGCGGCGGGCTATGAGGTGATCTGTTTCGCGGACGGCGCAGCGTTGCTCTCCGTCGCGCGGAACCGCACACCGGCCGCGATCCTGCTCGACGTGCACATTCCCGGAAAGTCGGGTCTCGACATTCTCAGGGAGCTGCACGGCGAGGATTATCCCGCACCGATCTTCATGATCTCAGGGCAGGGCGATATCGCGATGGCGGTGGGCGCCATCAAGAGCGGCGCGCTCGACTTCATCGAGAAGCCGTTCCGCGGCAGTGAGATCGTCGGGCGGCTCGACGAGGCGATCGGGGCTTATGCCCGCAGGCAGGCGGAGAATGCGTCCCCGAAGTTCGGTTCGCTGCACTTCCCCGGACGCGAGCCGCTGACCCGGAGGGAACGCGAGGTGCTTGAGCAGTTCGCCGCCGGGGCCTCCAACAAGGAGGCGGGCCGCACCCTCGGCATCAGCCCGCGCACCATCGAGGATCACCGCGCCAACATCATGAAGAAGCTCGGCGCCCGCAATGCTGCCGATCTGATCCGTATCGTGATGACGGCAGCCCAGCGCGCGTCGTAG
- a CDS encoding response regulator — MANILIVDDDPAVQLTIRLLLERAGHHVTVAGDGHQALALFEASQFDLLFLDIFMPGMDGLETMRHIRALQPAIPIVIISGRSITPDAYAEPDFLNTATKLGAAASLQKPFRADALLATVDGCLKSVQSSSPPQPQAGVGIP; from the coding sequence TTGGCCAACATCCTGATCGTGGATGACGATCCGGCCGTACAGCTCACGATCCGGCTGCTTCTGGAGCGGGCCGGTCATCACGTCACAGTGGCAGGCGATGGCCACCAGGCGCTCGCTTTGTTCGAGGCGAGCCAATTCGACCTGCTGTTCCTCGACATTTTCATGCCCGGCATGGACGGGCTCGAGACGATGCGCCACATCCGGGCGCTGCAACCGGCCATTCCGATCGTCATCATTTCCGGCCGCTCGATCACCCCGGATGCCTATGCCGAACCGGACTTCCTGAACACGGCGACCAAGCTCGGCGCCGCGGCGAGCTTGCAGAAGCCATTTCGGGCCGACGCACTGCTCGCGACGGTCGACGGCTGCCTGAAATCGGTGCAATCATCATCCCCGCCGCAGCCCCAAGCCGGCGTCGGCATCCCATGA
- a CDS encoding alanine--glyoxylate aminotransferase family protein, translating into MTVRAGREFLAIPGPTTMPDAVLQAMHRPAIDIYSKQMTDLTESLLRDISNLFATKGKSYIYIANGHGAWEAALSNVLSRGDKVLVLESGRFAIGWGHAASLMGAEVEVLKGDWRRAVRPHEVEERLRRDKEHTIKAVVVVQVDTASGVQNDVEAIGKAIKASGHPALYMVDTVASLGCMPFDMDKWGIDVAMSGSQKGLMTPPGLGFVAANARALEVHKKANMSTPYWSWSEREGTEHYRKYAGTAPVHLLFALRQAIDLLHEEGLENAFRRHSLLGEAARRAVGAWSEGQVLGFNIAEASERSNTVTTVTMSNGHDPAALQRYCKEKCGVVLGTGIGDLSGQAFRIAHMGHVNAPMLLGTLGVIEVGLNALKIPHGKGGLEAAVAYLGEQVAV; encoded by the coding sequence ATGACCGTTCGCGCGGGCCGGGAATTTCTGGCCATCCCCGGGCCCACCACGATGCCCGATGCGGTGCTGCAGGCGATGCATCGTCCGGCGATCGACATCTACTCCAAGCAGATGACCGATCTGACCGAGAGCCTGCTCCGCGACATCTCGAACCTGTTTGCGACCAAGGGCAAATCCTACATCTACATCGCCAACGGTCACGGCGCCTGGGAAGCGGCGCTGAGCAACGTGCTGTCGCGCGGCGACAAGGTGCTGGTGCTGGAGAGCGGGCGGTTCGCGATCGGCTGGGGCCATGCGGCTTCGCTGATGGGCGCCGAGGTCGAGGTGCTCAAGGGCGACTGGCGCCGCGCGGTGCGGCCGCACGAGGTCGAGGAGCGGCTGCGCCGCGACAAGGAGCACACGATCAAGGCCGTCGTGGTCGTCCAGGTCGATACCGCCTCCGGCGTGCAGAACGATGTCGAGGCGATCGGCAAGGCGATCAAGGCGAGCGGCCATCCCGCGCTGTACATGGTCGACACCGTGGCTTCGCTCGGCTGCATGCCGTTCGACATGGACAAATGGGGCATCGACGTCGCGATGTCCGGCTCGCAGAAAGGCCTGATGACGCCGCCCGGTCTCGGCTTCGTTGCGGCGAACGCGCGCGCGCTCGAGGTGCACAAGAAGGCCAACATGAGCACGCCCTATTGGAGCTGGAGCGAGCGCGAGGGCACCGAGCACTATCGCAAATATGCCGGCACTGCGCCGGTGCATCTGTTGTTCGCGCTGCGCCAGGCGATCGATCTGTTGCACGAGGAAGGGCTGGAGAACGCCTTCCGCCGCCATAGCCTGCTCGGCGAAGCCGCGCGCCGTGCCGTCGGCGCATGGTCTGAAGGCCAGGTGCTCGGCTTCAATATCGCCGAGGCGAGCGAGCGCTCCAACACGGTCACCACCGTGACCATGAGTAACGGCCATGATCCGGCGGCACTGCAACGCTATTGCAAGGAGAAGTGCGGCGTGGTGCTCGGCACCGGCATCGGCGACCTCTCCGGCCAGGCCTTCCGCATCGCCCATATGGGCCACGTCAATGCACCGATGCTGCTCGGCACGTTAGGGGTGATCGAGGTCGGGTTGAATGCGCTGAAGATCCCGCACGGCAAGGGCGGACTCGAGGCGGCGGTGGCGTATCTGGGTGAGCAGGTCGCGGTGTAA
- a CDS encoding S9 family peptidase: MPNTASKTPPIAPRRPHSFTRHGITVTDDYAWLKDANWQEVLRDPKVLDPDVRKYLDEENDYTDSLLGHTAPLQKTLVREMRGRIKEDDSSVPSPDGSFAYFRKFREGGQHELFGRMPRDGGDGHIVLDGDALAKDHAYFKFGGSRHSPDHKLQAWSADTKGSEYFSIRVRDWATGKDSDDIVEETDGGIVWSKDCKSFFYVKLDDNHRPMQVWRHRLGTSQADDVLVYEEQDSGWFTHLHESTSGRFCVIAGGDHETSEQRLIDLANPEAPPRLVAAREDGVQYSLADRGDELFILTNADDAIDFKIVTAPLASPERANWRDLIPYRPGIYIIDLDLYAGHLVRLERANALPGIVVRDLASGEEHAIAFDEAAYSLDTMGSYEFDTTNLRFAYSSMTTPSEVYDYDMAKRTRVLRKRQEIPSGHNAADYVTTRIMAKSDDGAEVPVSILYRRGLKLDGSAPLLLYGYGSYGMAMPASFSANRLSLVDRGFVYAIAHIRGGADKGWGWYLDGKRDKKTNSFDDFAASARALIDAKYTSAKRIVGHGGSAGGMLMGAVANRAGELFAGIVAEVPFVDVLNTMLDDTLPLTPPEWPEWGNPIESETDFRTILSYSPYDNVAAKEYPAILAMGGLTDPRVTYWEPAKWIARLRATMSGGGPILLRTNMGAGHGGASGRFNRLDEVAIVYAFALWAAGMAEARV; this comes from the coding sequence TTGCCCAACACCGCCAGCAAGACCCCGCCCATCGCCCCGCGCCGGCCGCACAGCTTCACCCGGCACGGCATCACCGTCACCGACGACTACGCCTGGCTGAAGGACGCGAACTGGCAGGAGGTGCTGCGCGATCCCAAGGTGCTTGATCCCGACGTCCGCAAATATCTGGACGAGGAGAACGACTACACCGACAGCCTGCTCGGTCACACCGCGCCGCTGCAGAAGACGCTGGTGCGCGAGATGCGCGGGCGCATCAAGGAGGATGATTCCAGCGTGCCGTCGCCGGATGGGTCGTTCGCTTACTTCCGCAAATTCCGCGAGGGCGGACAACATGAATTGTTCGGCCGCATGCCGCGCGACGGCGGTGATGGCCATATCGTGCTCGACGGCGACGCGCTCGCAAAGGACCACGCGTATTTCAAGTTTGGCGGCAGCCGGCACTCGCCGGATCATAAGCTGCAAGCCTGGAGCGCGGACACCAAGGGCTCCGAATATTTTTCGATCCGCGTGCGCGACTGGGCAACGGGGAAGGATTCTGACGATATCGTCGAGGAGACCGACGGCGGCATCGTCTGGAGCAAGGACTGCAAAAGTTTCTTCTATGTGAAGCTGGACGACAATCACCGGCCAATGCAGGTGTGGCGGCACCGGCTCGGCACCAGCCAAGCCGACGATGTCCTGGTCTATGAGGAGCAGGATTCCGGCTGGTTCACCCATCTGCACGAGAGCACCAGCGGGCGCTTCTGCGTGATCGCCGGCGGCGATCACGAGACCTCGGAGCAGCGGCTGATCGACCTCGCCAATCCCGAGGCGCCGCCGCGCCTGGTCGCGGCGCGCGAGGACGGCGTCCAATATTCGCTGGCGGACCGCGGCGACGAGCTCTTCATCCTCACCAATGCCGATGACGCGATCGACTTCAAGATCGTCACCGCGCCGCTCGCATCGCCCGAGCGCGCGAACTGGCGCGACCTGATCCCGTATCGTCCCGGCATCTACATCATCGATCTCGATCTCTATGCCGGCCATTTGGTGCGGCTGGAGCGCGCCAACGCGCTGCCGGGAATCGTGGTCCGCGATCTGGCCTCCGGCGAAGAGCACGCGATCGCCTTCGACGAGGCGGCCTACTCGCTCGACACGATGGGCTCCTACGAGTTCGACACGACGAATTTGCGCTTTGCCTATTCGTCGATGACGACGCCGTCGGAAGTCTACGACTACGACATGGCGAAGCGGACGCGGGTGCTTCGCAAGCGCCAGGAGATTCCGTCCGGCCACAACGCCGCCGACTACGTGACCACCCGCATCATGGCCAAGTCGGATGACGGCGCCGAGGTGCCGGTCTCGATCCTCTATCGCCGCGGCTTGAAGCTCGACGGCTCAGCGCCGCTGCTGCTCTACGGCTACGGCTCCTACGGCATGGCGATGCCGGCCTCGTTCAGCGCCAACCGCCTGTCGCTGGTCGACCGCGGCTTTGTTTACGCCATCGCCCATATCCGCGGCGGCGCCGACAAGGGCTGGGGCTGGTATCTCGATGGCAAGCGCGACAAGAAGACGAATTCGTTCGACGATTTTGCGGCCAGCGCGCGGGCGCTGATCGACGCCAAGTACACCAGCGCAAAACGCATCGTCGGCCATGGCGGCTCGGCCGGCGGCATGCTGATGGGCGCGGTGGCGAACCGCGCCGGCGAATTGTTCGCCGGCATCGTCGCCGAGGTGCCGTTCGTCGACGTGCTCAACACCATGCTCGACGACACGCTGCCGCTGACGCCGCCGGAATGGCCGGAATGGGGCAACCCGATCGAAAGCGAGACGGATTTTCGCACCATCCTGTCCTATTCGCCGTACGACAATGTCGCGGCAAAGGAGTATCCGGCGATCCTGGCGATGGGCGGCTTGACCGATCCGCGCGTCACCTATTGGGAGCCCGCCAAATGGATCGCGCGCCTGCGCGCCACCATGAGCGGCGGCGGCCCAATTCTCCTGCGCACCAACATGGGCGCCGGCCACGGCGGCGCCTCGGGGCGGTTCAACCGGTTGGACGAGGTCGCGATCGTGTACGCGTTCGCGCTGTGGGCGGCGGGGATGGCGGAGGCCAGGGTATAG
- a CDS encoding response regulator → MPRSSLSPVSSNLPDVAERRALQLLVVDDDATQRSLIAVAAKQAGHEVTVAPSVAEAIEKLRTARFDCVTLDLVLEDGDGVDVLREMAAAKFSGSVIVISGMEGKRRSGARSFARSVGIELQSLPKPLDLAALRISLANLGKTAMGLPAMHTWGGVATDAIVERHRG, encoded by the coding sequence ATGCCAAGAAGCTCCCTCTCTCCCGTTTCGTCCAACCTGCCCGACGTCGCCGAGCGGCGCGCGCTTCAGCTGCTCGTGGTCGACGACGATGCCACGCAACGCAGTCTGATCGCGGTCGCTGCCAAGCAGGCCGGCCACGAAGTCACCGTGGCGCCGTCGGTCGCGGAAGCGATTGAAAAGCTCCGCACCGCTCGCTTCGACTGCGTGACGCTCGATCTCGTGCTGGAGGACGGCGACGGCGTCGACGTGCTGCGGGAGATGGCGGCGGCGAAATTCTCAGGTTCCGTGATCGTGATCAGCGGCATGGAGGGCAAGCGCCGCAGTGGTGCTCGCAGCTTCGCCCGCTCGGTGGGGATCGAGCTTCAGAGCCTGCCCAAGCCGCTGGATCTCGCGGCGCTTCGCATCAGCCTTGCCAATCTCGGCAAGACGGCCATGGGGCTCCCGGCGATGCATACCTGGGGCGGTGTTGCCACCGACGCGATCGTGGAACGGCACCGCGGGTAA
- a CDS encoding caspase domain-containing protein, with protein MTGTNRDECRQLDLSRRTIAVAAALIGTVSLAIGAHAALNMRSLDAAKAVPTDQISGSLGQTSRLALVIGNGHYPDANAPLTQSINDARALSSTLRKNGFDVDMVEDASKDDMARAISRLKSRIKRDSVVMLFFGGYGVQAGRESYMLPVDAVIWKESDVRRQGVSIDGVLEMMKEQGAKAKLVVVDASRRNPYERRFRSYSHGLAPIGTPDNALILSSASPGKVADDGKGEHSTLVSELLANLNAQGSAESIFNKTRVAVSRASEGDQVPAVSSSLLEDVNLSEAGS; from the coding sequence ATGACAGGAACGAACCGAGATGAATGTAGGCAGCTCGATCTCTCGCGACGCACGATTGCAGTCGCCGCAGCCCTCATCGGCACGGTGTCGCTGGCGATCGGCGCCCATGCTGCTCTCAACATGCGCTCGCTCGATGCCGCCAAGGCCGTCCCGACCGATCAAATCAGCGGTTCGCTGGGCCAGACCTCGCGCCTCGCGCTCGTCATCGGCAACGGCCATTATCCCGACGCCAACGCGCCGCTCACGCAGTCGATCAACGACGCCCGCGCGCTGTCCTCGACCCTGCGCAAGAACGGCTTTGACGTCGACATGGTGGAAGACGCCAGCAAGGACGACATGGCGCGTGCGATCAGCCGCCTGAAGTCCCGGATCAAGCGCGACAGCGTCGTCATGCTGTTCTTCGGCGGTTACGGCGTGCAGGCCGGTCGCGAAAGCTACATGCTGCCGGTCGATGCCGTGATCTGGAAGGAGAGCGACGTCCGTCGCCAGGGCGTCTCCATCGACGGCGTGCTCGAGATGATGAAGGAGCAGGGCGCCAAGGCCAAGCTCGTCGTGGTCGACGCGTCCCGCCGCAATCCCTATGAGCGCCGCTTCCGCTCCTATTCGCACGGCCTGGCGCCGATCGGCACGCCCGACAACGCGCTGATCCTGTCCTCCGCCTCGCCCGGCAAGGTCGCCGACGACGGCAAGGGCGAGCACAGCACGCTGGTCAGCGAGCTCCTGGCCAACCTCAATGCGCAGGGCAGCGCCGAAAGCATCTTCAACAAGACCCGCGTCGCCGTCTCCCGCGCCTCCGAAGGCGACCAGGTCCCGGCCGTCTCCTCCTCGCTGCTCGAAGACGTCAACCTCAGCGAAGCCGGCAGCTAG
- a CDS encoding thermonuclease family protein — protein MLRKFLIALSLLALSFPASPSLAQAADITGTAKVRDGDSVLIGNTRIRLGGIDAPSVDQLCLNNKGERWTCGIAARDALAKYTEGKNWVCHARSIDRRGRTVARCEVGGEDIQKWLAHSGWALAYARLSHDYDSDEAAAREAKAGMWQGAFIAPWDWRVRNKKTTILGATKPSEGAHSVLLASASGPVAPSPDCTIKGNVNTAGECIYHTPTSRWYAQIKMKISKGTRWFCSVEEAEAAGCRETKR, from the coding sequence ATGTTGCGAAAGTTCCTGATTGCGCTGTCTTTGCTCGCTTTGTCTTTCCCGGCCTCGCCGTCGCTGGCACAGGCCGCCGACATCACCGGCACCGCCAAGGTCCGTGACGGCGATTCCGTCCTGATCGGCAACACGCGGATCCGGCTCGGCGGCATCGACGCGCCTTCAGTCGACCAGCTCTGCCTCAACAACAAGGGCGAACGCTGGACCTGCGGCATCGCGGCCCGCGACGCGCTCGCGAAGTACACCGAAGGCAAGAATTGGGTTTGTCACGCGCGTTCGATCGACCGGCGCGGCCGCACGGTGGCGCGCTGCGAGGTCGGCGGCGAGGACATCCAGAAATGGCTGGCGCACAGCGGCTGGGCACTGGCTTACGCCCGCCTCTCCCACGATTATGATTCCGACGAAGCCGCCGCGCGCGAGGCAAAAGCCGGGATGTGGCAGGGCGCCTTCATCGCACCCTGGGACTGGCGCGTGCGCAACAAGAAGACGACCATATTGGGCGCCACCAAGCCATCGGAGGGGGCGCATTCCGTGCTGCTCGCCTCGGCCTCGGGGCCGGTCGCCCCCTCGCCGGACTGCACCATCAAGGGCAACGTCAACACCGCAGGCGAGTGCATCTATCACACCCCGACCAGCCGCTGGTACGCCCAGATCAAGATGAAGATCAGCAAGGGCACGCGCTGGTTCTGCTCGGTCGAGGAGGCGGAGGCCGCCGGCTGCCGCGAGACGAAGCGATAA
- a CDS encoding PilZ domain-containing protein → MAEDGKGLERVTFSRGYDVCIMAIDGTWRRDCKLNAISDTDAILTVEGSIQGLNLKEFFLLLSSTGLAYRRCELVRVNGAEMDIQFLRGKNRKKRTTGHDAVV, encoded by the coding sequence ATGGCCGAGGATGGAAAGGGTCTGGAACGCGTGACGTTCAGTCGCGGCTATGACGTCTGCATCATGGCCATCGACGGCACTTGGCGCCGCGACTGCAAGCTCAACGCGATTTCCGACACCGACGCCATCCTCACGGTGGAAGGTTCGATCCAGGGCTTGAACCTGAAGGAGTTCTTCCTGCTGCTGTCGTCCACGGGCCTCGCCTACCGCCGCTGCGAGCTGGTGCGCGTCAACGGCGCCGAAATGGACATCCAGTTCCTGCGCGGTAAGAATCGGAAGAAGCGGACCACCGGCCACGACGCGGTGGTCTGA
- a CDS encoding lactonase family protein, which yields MPKPTRRIASSAIATTLFTFLALIAGDRAGMAETFAYVGNADSNDISVFKIAESGEMTPVQTAAFTGAGKPGSSTPLAITPDHRVLIAGVRSQPFVAVSFAIDPKTGRLSHIGNGPLADSMANIAIDRSGKFLFSASYGGNKVALNPLLANGVVGEPKQVIPTGLNAHAFLPSPDNRFAFATNLGSDQVLSFAFDASTGELTPSDPPIHKVPEKSGPRHFVFHPNGKFVYLIHELNADVAVFAYEAKSGAWDEIQRTTALPEGFTGKDSDKKPWAADIHITPDGRFLYASERTTNTLTAYKVDATSGKLTTIGSVPTEKQPRGFNIDPSGRFLAAVGELSDGISVYAIDQSSGALAKLKSYATGKKPNWVEFVSLP from the coding sequence ATGCCCAAACCGACACGACGCATCGCATCCAGCGCGATCGCGACCACTCTTTTCACCTTCCTTGCTCTCATCGCTGGAGACCGTGCCGGCATGGCCGAAACCTTCGCCTATGTCGGCAATGCCGACAGCAACGACATCAGCGTTTTCAAGATCGCCGAGAGCGGCGAGATGACACCGGTGCAGACCGCCGCCTTCACGGGCGCCGGGAAGCCGGGATCCTCGACGCCGCTCGCGATCACGCCCGACCACCGCGTGCTGATCGCCGGCGTTCGTTCGCAGCCGTTCGTCGCGGTGAGCTTTGCGATCGATCCCAAAACCGGCCGGCTGAGCCATATCGGCAACGGACCGCTCGCCGACAGCATGGCCAACATCGCAATCGACCGCAGCGGCAAATTCCTGTTCAGCGCGTCATACGGCGGCAACAAGGTCGCGCTGAATCCGCTGCTCGCCAACGGTGTCGTTGGCGAGCCGAAGCAGGTGATCCCGACCGGGCTGAACGCGCACGCCTTCCTGCCCTCGCCCGACAACCGGTTCGCGTTCGCAACCAATCTCGGCTCCGACCAGGTGCTGAGCTTTGCATTCGATGCCAGCACCGGCGAGCTGACGCCGAGCGATCCGCCGATTCACAAGGTGCCGGAAAAATCAGGACCGCGGCACTTCGTGTTTCATCCGAACGGCAAGTTCGTCTATCTCATCCACGAGCTGAACGCCGACGTCGCGGTGTTTGCCTATGAAGCCAAGAGCGGCGCGTGGGACGAGATCCAGCGGACCACTGCGCTGCCGGAAGGATTTACAGGTAAGGACTCTGACAAGAAGCCCTGGGCCGCCGACATCCACATCACCCCGGACGGCCGCTTCCTCTACGCCTCCGAGCGCACCACCAACACCCTCACCGCCTACAAGGTCGATGCGACCAGCGGCAAGCTGACCACGATCGGCAGCGTGCCGACCGAGAAGCAGCCGCGCGGCTTCAACATCGATCCATCCGGCCGCTTCCTTGCCGCCGTCGGCGAACTGTCCGACGGCATCAGCGTCTATGCGATCGACCAGAGCAGCGGCGCGCTCGCCAAGCTGAAATCCTATGCCACCGGCAAGAAGCCGAACTGGGTGGAGTTCGTTAGCCTGCCGTGA
- a CDS encoding protein-glutamate O-methyltransferase CheR — protein sequence MTPTEYEYLRKFLRDHSGLDLSADKQYLIESRLLPLARKAGLSGIGELVQKLQGGSSALVTSVVEAMTTNETFFFRDKVPFDHFRDTIMPEVIKARAGRRSVRIWCAAGSTGQEPYSLAMSLKEMGAALTGWRVEIIATDLSQEVLEKAKAGIYSQFEVQRGLPIQMLMKYFKQTGETWQINPELRAMIQHRQLNLLHDFAQLGTFDVIFCRNVLIYFDQDTKINIFNRLARQIEGDGFLVLGAAETVVGLTDTFKPIPERRGLYKPNDPRATAAKPALAGAPPRMAAVMGR from the coding sequence GTGACCCCCACCGAGTATGAGTATTTGCGTAAGTTCCTGAGGGATCACTCCGGGCTCGACCTGTCCGCAGACAAGCAATATCTGATCGAAAGCCGGCTGTTACCGCTCGCCCGCAAGGCCGGGCTGTCCGGCATCGGCGAGCTGGTGCAGAAGCTGCAAGGCGGCTCGAGCGCGCTCGTCACCAGCGTGGTCGAAGCCATGACCACCAATGAGACCTTCTTCTTTCGCGACAAGGTCCCGTTCGATCATTTCCGCGACACCATCATGCCGGAAGTCATCAAGGCGCGCGCCGGCCGCCGCAGCGTGCGCATCTGGTGCGCAGCCGGCTCGACCGGGCAGGAGCCCTATTCGCTGGCGATGAGCCTCAAGGAGATGGGCGCGGCCCTCACGGGCTGGCGCGTCGAGATCATCGCAACCGACCTGTCGCAGGAAGTGCTGGAGAAGGCCAAGGCGGGCATCTACAGCCAGTTCGAAGTGCAGCGCGGCCTGCCGATCCAGATGCTGATGAAATATTTCAAGCAGACTGGCGAGACGTGGCAGATCAATCCCGAGCTGCGCGCGATGATTCAGCACCGGCAGCTCAACCTGCTGCACGACTTCGCCCAGCTCGGCACCTTCGACGTCATCTTCTGCCGCAACGTGCTGATCTATTTCGACCAGGACACCAAGATCAACATCTTCAACCGCCTGGCCCGCCAGATCGAGGGAGACGGCTTCCTGGTGCTGGGCGCGGCCGAGACGGTGGTCGGACTGACCGATACTTTCAAGCCGATTCCGGAACGGCGCGGCCTCTACAAGCCCAACGATCCGCGTGCGACGGCAGCCAAGCCGGCGCTCGCCGGCGCGCCGCCGCGGATGGCAGCAGTAATGGGACGATAA
- a CDS encoding efflux RND transporter periplasmic adaptor subunit, whose protein sequence is MTDASIACAFPVPGLVALAGLVLLAAQPALAADDDAPKGPAVTVLKAAKSCFSDIVEATGSIIAREETSVRPERPGLKITEVLAEAGETTTAGQVLARLALPEGGTLQVTAPVAGVIATSTAQIGAPASAKGEALFTIVARSEYDLVGLVATNDVRKLAVNQPATVRIAGIGDIDGKVRRIGPTVEPNIQQGMVYIGISSQRRLLLNASGRALIKTGQSCNVAVPLTAVQYSSAGTVVQVIRRNRVETKRVEIGLMSGGNIEVRDGLNEGDIVVARAGALLREGDPVRPAMAAEAAK, encoded by the coding sequence ATGACCGATGCGTCCATCGCCTGCGCGTTTCCTGTCCCAGGTCTCGTTGCGTTAGCCGGACTGGTGCTGCTGGCGGCGCAGCCGGCGCTTGCTGCCGACGACGACGCGCCCAAGGGCCCGGCGGTCACAGTGCTGAAGGCGGCAAAGTCGTGCTTCTCCGACATCGTCGAGGCCACCGGCTCGATCATCGCGCGCGAGGAGACCTCGGTGCGGCCCGAGCGTCCGGGGCTGAAGATCACGGAGGTGCTGGCGGAAGCCGGCGAGACCACCACGGCCGGCCAGGTTCTGGCGCGGCTGGCGCTGCCCGAAGGCGGTACGCTCCAGGTCACGGCACCCGTGGCTGGCGTGATCGCGACGTCGACGGCGCAGATCGGCGCGCCGGCCTCGGCCAAGGGCGAGGCGCTGTTCACGATCGTGGCGCGCAGCGAATACGATCTCGTCGGCCTGGTGGCGACAAACGACGTGAGGAAGCTCGCGGTCAACCAGCCGGCCACCGTGCGCATCGCCGGCATCGGCGATATCGACGGCAAGGTGCGCCGCATCGGCCCGACGGTCGAGCCCAACATCCAGCAGGGCATGGTCTATATCGGCATCTCGTCGCAGCGCAGGCTGCTGCTCAATGCGAGCGGGCGCGCGCTGATCAAGACCGGCCAGAGCTGCAACGTCGCGGTGCCGCTGACCGCCGTGCAATATTCGTCCGCCGGCACCGTGGTGCAGGTGATCCGCCGCAACCGCGTCGAGACCAAGCGCGTCGAGATCGGGTTGATGTCGGGCGGCAATATCGAGGTCCGTGACGGACTCAACGAAGGCGACATCGTCGTCGCCCGCGCCGGCGCATTGTTGCGCGAAGGCGATCCCGTGCGCCCGGCCATGGCCGCGGAGGCGGCGAAGTAG